The DNA segment CTCAGGAAATGGTTAAGCGCAACTTTATTTTTGATACAGTTAAAACTGTTTTTAAGAAATATGGCTATGCTGAGATACAAACCCCCTCAATGGAAAACCTTTCTACCTTAACTGGTAAGTATGGGGATGAGGGTGATAAGCTGATATTTAAGATCCTGAACAGCGGAGATTATCTGGCAAAAGTGAAGCCCGATTTGCTAACCAATGCCAATTCAAATGCCATACTTCCATCCATCAGTGAGAAGGCCCTGAGGTATGACCTTACGGTACCTTTTGCGCGGTATGTGGTCATGCACCAGAACGATATATCCCTGCCCTTTAAGCGGTTCCAGGTGCAGCCGGTATGGCGTGCCGACAGGCCACAGAAAGGACGGTACAGAGAATTCTATCAGTGCGATGTGGATGTTGTAGGTTCTGATAGTTTATTAAACGAAGCAGAATTTATATTGATTTACCAGGAAGCACTGACCGGTCTGGGTTTAAAAAACTTTACCATAAAGATCAACAACCGTAAAATATTGTCGGGGATTGCTGAAGTTGTAGGTAAGCCGGAGCTCATTATTGACATGACGGTAGCCATAGATAAGCTGGATAAAATAGGGCTTGACGGTGTGGTTAAAGAACTGCTGGAACGTGGTTTTACCGATGCAGACATAGAAAGGTTAAAACCGGTTATTTTATTGCAGGGTAGCAATACAGAGAAACTGGAAAGCCTGAAAAAGGTATTGTCTGCATCGGCAGCCGGACTTAAGGGCATTGAAGAGATAGAAACTGTTTTTGATTATGTAAACAGTATGCTTAAAGCTGAACCTGCCATAAAGCCTGATGTTGAACTGGACATTACCCTTGCCCGGGGGTTAAATTATTATACCGGTTGTATTTTTGAAGTGAAAACCAATGAGGTGGCTATGGGTAGTATAGGTGGCGGTGGCAGGTATGATGACCTTACCGGTATGTTTGGTTTAAAAGGTTTGACCGGTGTTGGGGTTTCATTTGGTGCCGACAGGATTTATGATGTATTACAGGAACTCAATCTTTTTCCTGAATCGACCGTTGCAGGTACAAAAGTGCTGATCAGTAATTTTGATAAGGAAGCGGAAGAGTATGCACTGCCGGTCTTACAGCAATTGCGCAGCGCAAATATTGCTGCCGAACTTTATCCTTCTTCAGCTAAGCTTAAAAAACAAATGAGCTATGCCGATGATAAGCATATTCCCTATGTGATGCTGATCGGCAGTGATGAAATGGAAAGCGGGATGCTGACACTGAAAGATATGCAGAGCGGACAGCAGCAAAAACTGACGGCCGAATCCATTGTCGAATTGCTGAAAAAGGATTAGTACTTATTTAACGGTTTAATAGGTTTTTCCGGCAAGTATCCCTTCAATCCTGTCCAGGAGATCATCTATGTCAAAAGGTTTTGGTAAAAAGCCATTGGGTTTGTATTCACCATGCTGGATGTTCTGGGCGGTATATTTTGCAGAAATCATCAGCACTGGTATGTTCTCAGTGGCAGGGTTGGTCCTGATCTCTTTTAATAAAGTCCTGCCATCACCATCCGGTAACATAATGTCTAAAATGATCAGGTCTGGCCTCGACTCGTTGATGTGCATCATCATATCCACGCTCTTATTTAATCCATTTACTTTATAGGACTCGCTTTGAAGGATTAATGTAATGACATCTAGTATGGCATGATTGTCTTCAATCACAAGAATTTTTTTATATGTTACTGTTTTTTTTTTCAAAGCGGGCAGTTTTTTGATTTACAAATATACCAATAGATTGATTTGTTTATGTATTATTTGCTTTTTGTAAACAAAAATATCCAATAATTTTTATGATCACGCTATCTATAAGCCAGGATTCTTTAATCATAGGTTTGTAATATTAAGATGAGCTTTGTGCAGGCGGTATCATATTGGTTTTGTTATCTTCCGGAATTCAGTAGTTTTGCCTGACTTGAGAAAAAAACATTTACATATTCATCGGATATTGTCGGTATTGCTGCTGTGGGTTTTTGCCATTGCACTTACGCCCTTTAGCGTATTCCACAACCACCACGACGATGAACCTCAGTGTGTTCCCCACGAAAAAACCTGCACACATAAAATACATATTGGCAGTCATAAAGAAGAGTGTCTGATCTGTGCAGCCCATTTCGAAAAAAATTATACCACAACACAGCAGTATTTTCAGGTATACCTTGTTAATAAAGCGGTAGCCCAGTACTTTGTAACAGCCGGTGGCTTTTACACCGAATTGATAGGGCAGTCGCTTCGCGGGCCTCCTCTGGCCTAAATTTACCAAAACAGGTGTTTATCTGTTTTGTGATTCAACATAATGGGCAGCATTCATTTGCCTGTGCCAATCGTATCAACAATTTTTAATGGTTAATAATAACCTTTATCGGTTCAGGATAAGGTCATTGTTTTCCGTCACACCATAAAAAATTATATTCCAATGAAAAGAGTATATCTTTTGCTATTCCTATATTTATTTATACCAGCTGCAGGCTTTGCTGCAGAACTTGCCCAATTTAAAGGGAAGGTGCTTGATGCGGCTAACCAGGCCCCACTTGCAGGAGCAACCATTTATATTACCGACCTTAAAGCCATTACGACTACCAATGCCCAGGGCGAATTTGTATTAAAGAACATCCCTGCAAAGGGGCGGTTCTTGCTGGAAGCACGATTTGTAGGTTACAAAACCTATGCTGCTGTGATTGACCTGGGGAGTCAAAAGGAGCTGACCATCTCATTATCTCCTTCTATCATAGAAAGTGCCGAGGTAGTGATCACCGGGTCCCCATTTAGTTCAAATAACAAGACCAACAGCTTATCGGTGGTTTCGGTAGGTAAGAACAAGCTGGCGCAGTCAGGAGGTACCAATCTTGTAGATGCGATTGCCAGAATACCAGGGGTTTCGCAGGTAAGTACGGGAGGGGCAATATCCAAGCCTGTCATCCGTGGACTGGGCTATAACCGCGTACTGACCATGGTGGATGGTGCAAGAGAAGAAGCCCAGCAATGGGGGGATGAGCACGGTATTGAGGTAGACCAGTTTTCGGCGGCAAGGATTGAGATTTTAAAAGGCCCAGCAAGTTTGTTATATGGTTCTGATGCCTTAGGGGGTGTAATCAACGTAATTGATGACCTTGTGCCGGCACCCGGTGTGCGCAATGGCGAGTTTACTTCGGCGTACAGCACCAATAATGGTCTTAGTGCCTCATCCCTGATGCTTCAGGGCAATGAAAATGGTTTCGTATACCGCGGCCGTGCGTCTTATAAAAATGCCTATGGTTTTGGCTATAAGGGGGCAACTGTACCCAATTCCGGCTTTAATGAACTTAACTTTAACGGGATGCTGGGGCTAAACAAAAGCTGGGGTTATTCCCATTTAACCTTTTCACGCTTTCATACCAATATCGGACTGGTAGAAAACGGGCCAGATGACCATGGAAATTATTTAAATGAGGATGGGGAAGTCATCTCAGCCGACGAAGCAAAAGAAAGAAGGCTGGGTCTGCCTTTTCAAAACATTAATCACTACCGGGCAGCCTTAAACAGCAATTTTATTCTTGGAAAAGGGCAGCTTAAAACCGTTTTTGCCTTTCAGCAAAACATCAGAAAAGAGTTTGAAGAAAGTATACAGGAGCCTGGATTGAACCTGGACCTTAAATCGTATACTTATGATATTAAGTATTACTTTCCCAACCTTGGGAAATGGGAGCCCGCATTTGGTGTCCAGGGGATGTATCAGGACAATGTTAACCATGGTGACGAGTTTCTTATCCCTGACTATAATAGCAATAACATTGGTGCTTTTGTGTACCTGAAGCGGAACTTTGATAAGGGGGCCATTAATATCGGGGCAAGATATGACTATAAAAAAGTGGATGGAAAAGATTTGAATTTTAACGGGGAGGAGGTTTTTGGTGGTTTCAGTAATGAATTTTCAAATGTATCAGGATCCCTTGGCTTCGCTTATGAAATTGCTAAAAACCTGGTGCTTAAAGGCAATGCAGGTTCTGGTTTCAGGGCGCCAAACATTGCAGAACTTGGGGCCAATGGCCGGCATGAGGGTACCTTCAGGTATGAAATAGGCAATAGTAAATTAAAACAGGAAACCAGTGTACAATTTGATCTTGGCCTGGAGTATAATGCGGAGAGTGTGACATTTGGATTAAATGCTTACGCCAACCGCATATTCAACTATATCTATCCGGGTAATTTTAATGATGAAACCATTCCTTTCGACAATAATGGCAGCATAGAAACATTGCCGGTTTACCGTTACGTACAAACGAACGCTGATTTGGTAGGTGGAGAGGCTTCAGTGGATTTTCACCTCGTAAAGTCGCTGCATTTTGAAAACTCCTTTTCTTATACCAGGGGTGTAAACCGGGCTACTGATACTGCCCTGCCCTTTATTCCTGCTGCCAGCATCAACAACGAAATCCGTATTGAACCGAACATTAAAGGTCTTGCTGATAGCTATATTAAGGTTGGCCTAACCAATACCTTTAAACAGGCCCGTTTTGATAGTTTTGAAACCCAGACCAATGGTTATACACTGCTTGATGCGGGGTTAGGAACCAGTATCAAAACTGCCAGAGGTAAACTTAACCTTTGGGTAACCGGACAGAACCTGTTAAATAAAGAATATTACAATCATTTGAGCAGGTATAAAATCGCCAATATTTACAACCCGGGGCGTAATGTCACTTTTGGTATCAGTGTGCCATTTTTATAAGCATTAAACTTTTTCCATGCAGTCTAAACCATCTACATGGTTTAGACTGTAATTTTTAAGCCAGGGGTAATGGGGTTTTGTAAATAATGCTTAAGTTTAGAAATCACTATCTTTGATTATTTTCAGAAACCTATTATGTTAAAAAAAATAGCATTGCCCATTTTTATACTTTGCTGCACAGCCTTAACGGCATTGGCACAAAAAACGGACACTTTATCCATCACTTTGGAAAATGTCAAATACGCCTATCCTGTAAAATATTTTCCGATAACAACAGAAGGACAGGATGTACGCATGGCTTATATGGATATTGCTCCAACCCAGCTGGCCAATGGACGTACTGTAATGCTTTTTCATGGTAAGAACTTTGGAGGATATTACTGGACGGAAGTTATAAAATCGCTGACCAGCAGGGGCTTCAGGGTGGTTGTGCCAGACCAGATCGGTTTTGGTAAATCGTCCAAACCCTTTATACATTACAGTTTCCATCAGATGGCCGCCTGGAACAAGGCATTGCTGGATGCGTTGGGCATTCAGAAGGCAAGTATCCTGGGACATTCCATGGGAGGCATGCTGGCCACTCGTTTTGCGCTGATGTATCCTGAACAAACCGAAAAGCTGCTCCTCGAAAACCCGATAGGATTAGAAGATTATCGTAGGTTTATACCGTATGTGACTACGGAGGAACAATATAAATCGGAGCTGAAAACTACGGCTGAAAGCGTTCGCAAGTATTATCAGAGTTCTTATTTTACCTTGTGGAAACCGGAATATGAAGAACTGGTACGTATAGCCGGTGGTGTTACGTATAGTGCAGATTTTCCACGCTGGGCAAAAGTTGCGGCCATGACGTTTACGATGATCTATGAGCAGCCAGTGGTATATGAGTTTATCAATATAAAGGTACCCACCGTGCTGTTTATTGGTAAAGAAGATAGAACTATAGTAGGCAAAGGGCTGCTTAGTCCGGATCAACAGGCTTTATACGGACAATACAGGTTTTTGGGCAAACAAACTGCAGCTAAAATTCCGGGTGCCAAAATTATTGAATTTGACGGTTGCGGCCATATCCCACATATAGAAATCCCTACTGAGTTTACTGTAGCCCTGCTGGGCAGTTTATAGCTATCTCTTTGCAGGGTCCTGCGAAAAAGTTTCCATCAGCAGGGCATACAGTCCGGGGTGTTTGTCCCTTAACTGTTTAGGCTTTTCAAAGAAATATTCTGATACAACTGCAAAAAATTCAGCTTCATTGGTAAGGGCATAAGGATTGATATCTGACCTGCCCTTTTCTATTTGCTGCATTTCCTGATGGATCATTTTTAACCAGGGCAGGGTATATTCATGCCGCATTAAGTTTTCGGGAACTCCGTCTGTTGCACCATCTGATTTGTCCAGCAGATGCACAAACTCATGTATGGCCGTATTTTCTTTATCTTCTGGATTGGAAAATCCCCGTAACAAAGCCGATTTAGACAAAATCATCTGTCCGTTCATGTAGCCTTCTCCTACCATACCTAAAATATTTCTTTCTCCTCCCTCAAATTGAAAATCCTTATTAAAGGTATCCGGATATAACAATACACTGCTCAGGTTTTTATATTTCCAGTCTGGAAATCCAAATACCGGTATTACGGCGCTCGAGGCTACCAACAGCCTGTCAACCTGGTCAACATTCACACCAACGCCCTCCAGCCTTATATCACTTAAAAAGGTGGCGACCTTATTTTCAAAAATGAACTTTTCGGCTGGCTGTAATTGCCGGTAAAAATGGACATGTGCTAAAAGCAGACTGCGATCGGTTGCACTAAGCGCAGCAGGAGCTTTTCCGGCTTTTGAATTGCCCCTTAAAATAAAATATAAAACGATGATCAGTAAAGGGATCAGGATAAATAATATCGTATCCATGCCTAGGCCTCCAGTATCTCCAGCTGTGTGATGATCTGCTCTTCAGTTATTGGATATGCCTTATCGTTGATCAGTGATTGGTATACGGCCTCAAAGAGGCCCATATAATTGCCGTTATCAGAATCGATATAACTCACATGGGGCTTGCCCTGCTCATCCATGATGGTTAAGCGGCCTTTACTATCCGGACTTTCTATACCAAAAGCAGGGTTGCTTATTTTCATTCCTTTCAGCAGCTGTTCTTCCTGAACATCTGAACGGCCTTTTACATAAGATCCTTTAGCACCATGCAACACGAAGGCTTTCTGCGGATCTGCAACCAGTAAACTGGCAGTCAGAAATACATTAAGGTCGTTCGGATAAGTCAGATGGATCATAAAATAATCATCTACCTGGGTGTTTTTGCGGTGTTTGCCAAGAACCTTATTAAAAGACAGGGGCTTGCCAAACAGGCTAATGGCCTGATCCAGCAAATGGGGTCCAAGATCATACACTAGTCCACTCGCGGGATGTGGTTCTTCCTTAAAAGTTTTTGGCCCTATGGCACTTCTGTAACGATCGTAGCGGTAATGAACCTCATTGAGCTGGCCCAGCTGTCCGCTTTCTACCACCTTTTGTATAGCTGTGCAGTCGCTGTCCCACCTCCGGTTATGGTAAACAAATATTTTCCTGCCCAGGGTTCTGGCCAGTTCAAATAGTTCTTTTGCTTCTGCTGAAGTCGCTGTAAAGGGCTTTTCTACAAGTACATGTTTTCCGGCCTGGAGACACTTGCGTGTATAATCTGCATGTGTAAAATTGGGTGTGTTTACAATGACCAGTTCTATTTCCTGATCCGCGATCAGCTCTTCAAAAGTAGCATAGCTTTTTACACCGGGATAATCTGCTGCGGCTTTTTTTTGGTTGCGTTCCAGGACTGCATGAAATTTAAAACCAGGATGCCCATCAATAAATGGTGCATGAAATACTTTACCCGACATACCAAAGGCCAGTAAGCCTGTTACAATTGCTTTTTCCATAGGGATAAAATTAGCAATAAGGATTCAATTGGCATTCATTTATTCGCATAAGCTGTACTGCTAATTGTATCTTTGTGTTATGAAACCATCAGAAACATATGCAAAATGGAAAATTTTGCAACAGAAAATAGCGGAAGAGTTTGACGCTGATGAACCTGATTTAAAGGTCGTCCTGTTTTTGATAGGCGTACAGGAGCTTGGAAAAGGACCTGGCAAATACAGCAAACGTCAGAAAGAAGAGCTGATGCACATTGCTACCTGTCGCTTATTAAGCGAAATGGGATTTTATGAGCTGGAAGGATTGGATCAGGATGGCTGGCCACATTGGAAACTGGTTAAGCCGGTTCCTTCTTTTGCCATGATGGAGCAGGAACTGCTGCTGAAATCACTGGCCATACATTACTTTGAAGAAATCTATTGATCTATCTCATAAAATCTAAAAAACCCGAAGTACATTGTACAACGGGTTTTCGCTTTTATAGGTAGATGTAAATGTGCTGAATTATTTTCCTTGTTGCTGAGCTTCTTTTTTCAACTGATCGTTCGCAACAATCACCACTTCAACCCTACGGTTAGCAGCCCTTCCGGCTTCAGTTGAATTGTCTTCAATTGGTTCAGAAAAACCTTTCCCGATGGTGATCAAGCGGGATGACGGAACACCCTGTGATACTGCATAGGCTTTAACTGCTGCTGCTCTTCTTTCAGATAAGCCCATGTTATATGCCTCAGTACCTTTATTATCAGTATGTCCAATTACTTTAATATCTGTTCCCGGATACTGATTTAATGACCCGGCTAGAGATTTGATATTTGTTTTAGCTTGTGCTGTTAAATCAGATTTGTCAAAACCAAATAAAATACCACTGTCAAATTTAACAATGATACCTTCACCTTCGCGGATTACTTCTGCATTGGGGATGGCATTTTGTATTTCAGCAGCCTGTTTATCCATTCTTTTACCGATAAACCCACCAGCTGTACCACCAACAGCAGCACCAATAATAGCACCTACTGCAGTGTTGCCAGCTTTTTTACCAATGATTGCGCCAAGTACACCACCGGCAGCGGCACCAATACCTGCTCCTTTTTGTGTTTTTGTTAAACTATCGCAACCTTGAAATGCCATGGCACCAAGGGCTAATGCTATACTAAATGTTGCTATTTTAAATTTTGAAGTCATCATAATTACTATCATTTGTTTAGGACGAAGATAAATCAAACCTAATGCCAAGTTTTTATGTTTCCTGATTTTATTGACGATATCCTCAAATGCTGTATAAAATATCCTTACCAAAGGTGGAGACGGACGAGGGTCATGGTAGTGTGACTATAATTCTATACAATAAATTTATTCGGAGAAGTAGGCTTCCAATGCTTTTAAGGTGTTTTCATCCTTATTGAAGTCTTTAATGACCAGACCTTTTTCCAAAAGGATGATCCTGTCACATACATCGGTCACATGATTCAGGTCATGGCTGGAAATCAGGGTGCTGATCTGATGTTGTTGTTTGAGTGATTTGATCAGGGTTTTAAGCCTGATCTGAGTGGTTGGGTCCAGATTGGCAAAAGGTTCATCAAGAACCAGCAATTCGGGGTTTTGCATCAGCGCAGCGGCAATGCCCACCTTATTTTGGTTCCCTTTGGAAAAATCCCTGATGTACTTGCCCTTATTCAGGATTTCTCCGTTAAAAAATTCTTCATACCGCTGCAGGTACTCATATACATGTGCGGCAGTCAGGTTGTGCAGGCTTCCAATGAACACGAAGTATTCCTCAGGTGTCAGGTAATCGATCAAAAAGCCCTCGTCCAGAAAAGAAGCGGTATAGTTTTTCCAGGCATCGCTTTGCATTACGTTTTCCCCTTTGGACAAGACTGATCCGGCAGTCGGACGGATCAGGTCCAATATCATCCTGAACAATGTGGTTTTGCCGGCACCATTGTTCCCTACCAGTCCTATTGTTTCCCCCTGTCCAATCTGCAAATGCGTAATGTTTACAACCGTTGTGCCGTCGTAAACCTTTTTTAAATCCTTTATCTCTAAAATCATAATTATGCTATGCTCTAAATCCTTCGGCTATCTTATACCTTTGCTGTTCAAATTTTCTGGTGATGAAATTAACCCAGTAACCACGCATTAAAATCATCATTAAGCCGAACGCCGAAACCAGGATTAAGCCCAGATAGGGTTTGCCCAGCAGGCCAAAAGGCAAGTAAATTAAAATGGGGGTTAAGGCATAAGGAAACATCAGCAGCCATTGATTGGCACTTATGCCCTGATAATTAAAGGTGGCGCTTTTGTTAATGTCTATCCTTTTATAATTGAAATTGGCCAGGTAAAGTACCATTACAGTTCCGAAGCCTACATTGTACAGATAGGCAGTTAAATGCAGCAATAATAATTTTGGGCTCAGAAAACCATAAAAACTGGCCAGTAATGTAATCAGG comes from the Pedobacter heparinus DSM 2366 genome and includes:
- a CDS encoding ABC transporter ATP-binding protein; this encodes MILEIKDLKKVYDGTTVVNITHLQIGQGETIGLVGNNGAGKTTLFRMILDLIRPTAGSVLSKGENVMQSDAWKNYTASFLDEGFLIDYLTPEEYFVFIGSLHNLTAAHVYEYLQRYEEFFNGEILNKGKYIRDFSKGNQNKVGIAAALMQNPELLVLDEPFANLDPTTQIRLKTLIKSLKQQHQISTLISSHDLNHVTDVCDRIILLEKGLVIKDFNKDENTLKALEAYFSE
- a CDS encoding alpha/beta fold hydrolase, with the translated sequence MLKKIALPIFILCCTALTALAQKTDTLSITLENVKYAYPVKYFPITTEGQDVRMAYMDIAPTQLANGRTVMLFHGKNFGGYYWTEVIKSLTSRGFRVVVPDQIGFGKSSKPFIHYSFHQMAAWNKALLDALGIQKASILGHSMGGMLATRFALMYPEQTEKLLLENPIGLEDYRRFIPYVTTEEQYKSELKTTAESVRKYYQSSYFTLWKPEYEELVRIAGGVTYSADFPRWAKVAAMTFTMIYEQPVVYEFINIKVPTVLFIGKEDRTIVGKGLLSPDQQALYGQYRFLGKQTAAKIPGAKIIEFDGCGHIPHIEIPTEFTVALLGSL
- a CDS encoding response regulator transcription factor; the protein is MKKKTVTYKKILVIEDNHAILDVITLILQSESYKVNGLNKSVDMMMHINESRPDLIILDIMLPDGDGRTLLKEIRTNPATENIPVLMISAKYTAQNIQHGEYKPNGFLPKPFDIDDLLDRIEGILAGKTY
- a CDS encoding OmpA family protein is translated as MMTSKFKIATFSIALALGAMAFQGCDSLTKTQKGAGIGAAAGGVLGAIIGKKAGNTAVGAIIGAAVGGTAGGFIGKRMDKQAAEIQNAIPNAEVIREGEGIIVKFDSGILFGFDKSDLTAQAKTNIKSLAGSLNQYPGTDIKVIGHTDNKGTEAYNMGLSERRAAAVKAYAVSQGVPSSRLITIGKGFSEPIEDNSTEAGRAANRRVEVVIVANDQLKKEAQQQGK
- the hisS gene encoding histidine--tRNA ligase translates to MSNIKPSLAKGTRDFSPQEMVKRNFIFDTVKTVFKKYGYAEIQTPSMENLSTLTGKYGDEGDKLIFKILNSGDYLAKVKPDLLTNANSNAILPSISEKALRYDLTVPFARYVVMHQNDISLPFKRFQVQPVWRADRPQKGRYREFYQCDVDVVGSDSLLNEAEFILIYQEALTGLGLKNFTIKINNRKILSGIAEVVGKPELIIDMTVAIDKLDKIGLDGVVKELLERGFTDADIERLKPVILLQGSNTEKLESLKKVLSASAAGLKGIEEIETVFDYVNSMLKAEPAIKPDVELDITLARGLNYYTGCIFEVKTNEVAMGSIGGGGRYDDLTGMFGLKGLTGVGVSFGADRIYDVLQELNLFPESTVAGTKVLISNFDKEAEEYALPVLQQLRSANIAAELYPSSAKLKKQMSYADDKHIPYVMLIGSDEMESGMLTLKDMQSGQQQKLTAESIVELLKKD
- a CDS encoding zinc-dependent peptidase, translated to MDTILFILIPLLIIVLYFILRGNSKAGKAPAALSATDRSLLLAHVHFYRQLQPAEKFIFENKVATFLSDIRLEGVGVNVDQVDRLLVASSAVIPVFGFPDWKYKNLSSVLLYPDTFNKDFQFEGGERNILGMVGEGYMNGQMILSKSALLRGFSNPEDKENTAIHEFVHLLDKSDGATDGVPENLMRHEYTLPWLKMIHQEMQQIEKGRSDINPYALTNEAEFFAVVSEYFFEKPKQLRDKHPGLYALLMETFSQDPAKR
- a CDS encoding TonB-dependent receptor; protein product: MKRVYLLLFLYLFIPAAGFAAELAQFKGKVLDAANQAPLAGATIYITDLKAITTTNAQGEFVLKNIPAKGRFLLEARFVGYKTYAAVIDLGSQKELTISLSPSIIESAEVVITGSPFSSNNKTNSLSVVSVGKNKLAQSGGTNLVDAIARIPGVSQVSTGGAISKPVIRGLGYNRVLTMVDGAREEAQQWGDEHGIEVDQFSAARIEILKGPASLLYGSDALGGVINVIDDLVPAPGVRNGEFTSAYSTNNGLSASSLMLQGNENGFVYRGRASYKNAYGFGYKGATVPNSGFNELNFNGMLGLNKSWGYSHLTFSRFHTNIGLVENGPDDHGNYLNEDGEVISADEAKERRLGLPFQNINHYRAALNSNFILGKGQLKTVFAFQQNIRKEFEESIQEPGLNLDLKSYTYDIKYYFPNLGKWEPAFGVQGMYQDNVNHGDEFLIPDYNSNNIGAFVYLKRNFDKGAINIGARYDYKKVDGKDLNFNGEEVFGGFSNEFSNVSGSLGFAYEIAKNLVLKGNAGSGFRAPNIAELGANGRHEGTFRYEIGNSKLKQETSVQFDLGLEYNAESVTFGLNAYANRIFNYIYPGNFNDETIPFDNNGSIETLPVYRYVQTNADLVGGEASVDFHLVKSLHFENSFSYTRGVNRATDTALPFIPAASINNEIRIEPNIKGLADSYIKVGLTNTFKQARFDSFETQTNGYTLLDAGLGTSIKTARGKLNLWVTGQNLLNKEYYNHLSRYKIANIYNPGRNVTFGISVPFL
- a CDS encoding Gfo/Idh/MocA family oxidoreductase, whose protein sequence is MEKAIVTGLLAFGMSGKVFHAPFIDGHPGFKFHAVLERNQKKAAADYPGVKSYATFEELIADQEIELVIVNTPNFTHADYTRKCLQAGKHVLVEKPFTATSAEAKELFELARTLGRKIFVYHNRRWDSDCTAIQKVVESGQLGQLNEVHYRYDRYRSAIGPKTFKEEPHPASGLVYDLGPHLLDQAISLFGKPLSFNKVLGKHRKNTQVDDYFMIHLTYPNDLNVFLTASLLVADPQKAFVLHGAKGSYVKGRSDVQEEQLLKGMKISNPAFGIESPDSKGRLTIMDEQGKPHVSYIDSDNGNYMGLFEAVYQSLINDKAYPITEEQIITQLEILEA